The genomic window GAAGCCTTACGTTTGAAGTCCGGGGAAACCATTGCATCTGAAGAAGGAAAAAAACCTGAGGTATCTATATCAACCGAAACAATGGCAGATATATTTATCTCTCAGGGCCTTTATGATAGAGCAATGGGAATTTATCGTGAACTTTTATCGGCAGATCCTCAGAACAGCAAGATAATCCAGCGGCGTGAGGAACTAAAGATGCTTATTAATCTTGCAGGATATAAGGAAGATACATCTGTTAGCAGGCTTACAGATTTTTTAAACAGGATAAAACGGAGAGGAGATGAGTTTCGAGAAAATCCTTAAAGAGGCAGTTGAAAGAGTCGATGGTGCGAGTGCTGCAATGATATTAGGTGCAGACGGGATCACTGTGGAAGAGTATTCTACAGAAAAACTTATAGACCTTGCAGGCCTTGGGGCTGAGGCATCGGTTTTTATAAAAGACATTAATCGAGCTTCTGAGACACTGGGCCTTGGTGATGCAAAAGAGTTCTCTATTATCTCTGATACATGTGGCATTATCCTCAGGCGTATCAATTTAGATTATTTTGCTGTCCTTGTCATTAAGCCAGATGGGAACTATGGCAAAGCCAGATTTGTTTTAAAAAGCTGTATCCCAGAACTGGAAAAAGAACTCTAACCCGACCAGCAATGATAAATATCCTGATAATTCATGGCCCCAACCTAAATCTACTCGGTTTCAGGGAGAAGGATATTTATGGCACTCTTACCCTGAAAGAAATTGATGCCTCCCTTATGGCACTGGCAAAAGAACTTGCAATAGAGCTAACAATTCGCCAGTCTAATCATGAGGGTGAAATAGTAGAAATAATCCAGAATGCAAAAGAATACGATGCAATAGTAATAAACCCTGCGGCATACACACATACGAGTATTGCAATAAGGGATGCCCTATTAGCCGTCGGTGTGCCTGCAGTGGAGGTCCATCTATCCAATATTCATAGTCGGGAAGAATTCAGACAAAAATCCCTGATAGCTCCGGTTGCAGCAGGGCAGATCTCGGGATTTGGACCGGAAAGCTATTTGCTTGGATTAAGGGCCGCCGCATACATTGCGAATGCAAAAAAATGCCATACTTGAACAGATTCTTACTGTGGCAGGGATTGACGGATTTCTTGTTACAGATATAAAGAATCTTAGATATATAACTGGTTTTACCGGTTCATCAGGTTTCCTAATTGTGAATGCAAGAAAATCAGTGTTTGTTACTGATTTCAGGTATAAAGAGCAGGCCAAAGAAGAGGTTAAGGGTTTTTCAATAAAGATTGAAAAGGACAAATTACAGACGATAAATGAGATTGTGAATGCCCTTAAGATAAAAAAACTTGGTTTTGAAGCCGGCGCAGTTAGTTTTGAAACTTATAGAAAACTTTCGAAAAAAGGGATAAAGTTTAAGGGCTATACGAATTTAATTGAGGATATGAGGGCAATAAAATCACAGCATGAGATTGCATCCATAAAAACAGCAGTCAGGAGGGCAGAGAAGGCCTTCATGAGGGTTGTCCCTTACATAAGACCAGGCGTAAAGGAGCAGGAACTTTCCATAAGGCTCGAGTGCTTGCTTAAAGAAGAAGGTTGCAAAACACTTCCCTTTGAGGTTATAGTAGCCTCTGGACCGAGATCCTCCCTGCCCCATGCCAGACCTTCAGGCAGAGTTTTGAGAAAAGGAGATATTGTGCTTTTCGATTGGGGAGGCGAATCTAATGGATATTTTTCTGATATGAGCAGGACCATTCTTTTAGACGGCAGGGGTCGCAAAAAATCAAAGATTCGTACCGAAAGGCTTCAGATTTTCTCTACAGTTCTTGAATCTCAGAAAATGGCAATTAAAGCCATAAGGCCAGGGGTTGCTGCCAGGAGTATCGATGCCATTGCGAGAAATTTTATAAAAAGGGCAGGGTATGGCAGATATTTCGGTCATGGTACAGGCCATGGAATTGGCCTGTCTGTTCACGAAGCTCCAATAATATCATGGCGCAGCAAAGAGTCCTTAAAGGAAGGCATGGTTTTCACCATTGAGCCAGGCATTTATATCCCCGGACTCGGTGGTGTAAGGATTGAGAATATGGTTGTGGTTAAAAGTGACAGTGTTGAGGTATTGAATAAATTACCTGAAGAGATAAGGCTCTCATCGTAAAAAAGACATGATCTTGCTGGAGAGGATCTCTCCAACATCCCCTCTCCCCTTGTGGGAGAGGGTTAGGGTGAGGGGTATGAGATCAGGAGGCTTTGATTGATTTCTACAAATGAATTCAGAAGGGGTACCAAGATTAAACTCAGGGGAGAACCATACGAGGTGGTTGATTTCCAGCATGTGAAGATAGGCAGGGGAGGTGCTTTTGTAAGGGCAAAAATCAGGAATCTAAAGTCAGCAAGTATTACTGAGGAAACTTTCAAGGCAGATGAAAAGATTGAGACTCCGGATCTCGAAGAAAAAAACATGCAATATATTTATAGCCAGGGTGACCTGTATTATTTTATGGATACGGAGAATTTTGAACAGTTTATATTGACCCCTGAGCAATTGGGCAATAGCAGAAAGTTTCTTAAAGAGAATATGGTAGTGAAAATTCTTTACCACGAGGATTCTCCAATAGCCGTTGAGCTACCTATATTTGTAGAGCTAAAGATTATAAAGACCGATCCTGGGATAAGGGGCGATACCGCCAGTGGTGGCAGCAAACCAGCCATCTTGGGATCAGGGTTAATTATAAAGGTGCCATTACATCTCAATGAAGGCGATATAGTAAAAGTTGACACAAGGACGTCTGAGTATATAGAAAGGGTGAAATAATGGAACTTGATGAAATAAAACAGTTGCTGGAACTTTTACGGGATACTGATATAACAGAGTTACAGGTTGAAAGGGATGGTGCCAAGATAAGAATAAAAAGAGAAAAGTTCTTATCTTCCATTGAAATCCCTCAGCCAAGAAGACCAATCCAGGCTGAAGCAAAAGAAGAAGAGATACAGAGACTTACAACCGTCACTTCTCCTATTGTCGGAACCTTTTACAGAGCCTCTTCACCAGAAGGGTCTCCCTTTGTGGAAATGGGTAATACAGTGAAAAAAGGTCAGGTTTTATGTCTCATCGAGGCAATGAAACTGATGAATGAGATTGAAAGCGAGATCGACGGCATTATAGCTAAAATCTTAGTTGACAATGGCCAGCCTGTGGAATACGGAGAACCCCTTTTCCTCATTGAGCCGCTGTCATGAGTTTTTTCAAAAAGCTTCTTATAGCAAATCGAGGCGAAATAGCAGTCAGGATTATACAGGCATGCCGCGAGCTCGGTATAAAAACAGTTGCTGTCTACTCGGATGTGGAAAAAGACTCCCTGCATGTAAGACTGGCTGATGAAGCCATATGTATCGGGCCTGCTATCTCCACACAGAGTTATCTTAATATCCCTGCAATAATAAGTGCTGCAGAAATAACCGATTCAGAAGCTATTCATCCGGGCTATGGTTTTTTGGCTGAGAACCCTCATTTTGCCGAGGCATGTCTTACCTCAGGGATAACATTTATTGGTCCAAGCCCTGAAGTCATCAGGCTTGGCGGCGATAAGGCAAAGGCAAGGCAGATAATGAAGAGGAAGGGGGTTCCGGTTGTCCCTGGCAGCGATGGCCCCTTAATTGACGAAGATATGGCGCTCAAGGTTTCGAGAAAAATAGGGTTTCCTGTTGTGCTCAAGGCCTCTGCAGGTGGTGGGGGCAAGGGAATGAGGATAGTTTACGAGGAAAAGGACATGGAACAGGCGTATTATATGGCCCAGCGTGAGGCCCTTGCCTGTTTTGGAAATGGTGAGCTTTACGTTGAAAAATATATACCTGAGATAAGACACATCGAGGTTCAAATTCTCGCTGACAGCAAGGGCAATATGGTCCACCTTGGAGAAAGGGACTGCTCTGTACAGAGGCGGCATCAGAAGCTCATCGAGGAAGCTCCATTTGCCTTTTCTACCCCTAAATTCAGGAAAAAAATAGGAGAGATGGCTATAAGAGCTGCAAAAGCCATAAGATATAAAAATGCAGGTACAATCGAGTTTATTGTGGATAAAGAGGGTAACTGTTATTTTATGGAAATTAATGCCAGGGTGCAGGTCGAACACCCGATTACCGAGATGATTACAGGCATTGATATTATCAAAGAACAAATAAGAATCGCATCAGGACAGCCGCTCGGCTACAAACAGCAGGATATAAAATTCTACGGACACAGTATAGAATGCAGGATAAATGCAGAGGACGCTGAAAGGTTTATGCCATCTCCGGGGAAAATAACCACGTTTATTCTGCCTGGAGGCCCTGGCGTCAGGGTTGATTCAGCAGCTTATTCAAACTGGGTCGTCCCTCCGTTTTATGATTCCCTTATCGCAAAACTTATTGTCCATGCCAGAGACAGGCAGGAGGCTCTTTCAAGGATGAGCAGGGCACTTAGAGAATTTATCATTGATGGCATAAAAACCACCATACCTTTCCACCAGAAAGTCCTGAATGATCCTGATTTTATAAACGGCAGTTTTAACACCAGTTTCCTTGATAAGTATAACAATAAATAAAAGATAGGAATAAACCCGAAAAATGCGTTAACCACAGGCGATTGAACATATTTAGTTCAACACAGTTAGACTATATTT from Nitrospirota bacterium includes these protein-coding regions:
- the aroQ gene encoding type II 3-dehydroquinate dehydratase, giving the protein MNILIIHGPNLNLLGFREKDIYGTLTLKEIDASLMALAKELAIELTIRQSNHEGEIVEIIQNAKEYDAIVINPAAYTHTSIAIRDALLAVGVPAVEVHLSNIHSREEFRQKSLIAPVAAGQISGFGPESYLLGLRAAAYIANAKKCHT
- a CDS encoding aminopeptidase P family protein, with translation MQKNAILEQILTVAGIDGFLVTDIKNLRYITGFTGSSGFLIVNARKSVFVTDFRYKEQAKEEVKGFSIKIEKDKLQTINEIVNALKIKKLGFEAGAVSFETYRKLSKKGIKFKGYTNLIEDMRAIKSQHEIASIKTAVRRAEKAFMRVVPYIRPGVKEQELSIRLECLLKEEGCKTLPFEVIVASGPRSSLPHARPSGRVLRKGDIVLFDWGGESNGYFSDMSRTILLDGRGRKKSKIRTERLQIFSTVLESQKMAIKAIRPGVAARSIDAIARNFIKRAGYGRYFGHGTGHGIGLSVHEAPIISWRSKESLKEGMVFTIEPGIYIPGLGGVRIENMVVVKSDSVEVLNKLPEEIRLSS
- the efp gene encoding elongation factor P, with protein sequence MISTNEFRRGTKIKLRGEPYEVVDFQHVKIGRGGAFVRAKIRNLKSASITEETFKADEKIETPDLEEKNMQYIYSQGDLYYFMDTENFEQFILTPEQLGNSRKFLKENMVVKILYHEDSPIAVELPIFVELKIIKTDPGIRGDTASGGSKPAILGSGLIIKVPLHLNEGDIVKVDTRTSEYIERVK
- the accB gene encoding acetyl-CoA carboxylase biotin carboxyl carrier protein; the encoded protein is MELDEIKQLLELLRDTDITELQVERDGAKIRIKREKFLSSIEIPQPRRPIQAEAKEEEIQRLTTVTSPIVGTFYRASSPEGSPFVEMGNTVKKGQVLCLIEAMKLMNEIESEIDGIIAKILVDNGQPVEYGEPLFLIEPLS
- the accC gene encoding acetyl-CoA carboxylase biotin carboxylase subunit — its product is MSFFKKLLIANRGEIAVRIIQACRELGIKTVAVYSDVEKDSLHVRLADEAICIGPAISTQSYLNIPAIISAAEITDSEAIHPGYGFLAENPHFAEACLTSGITFIGPSPEVIRLGGDKAKARQIMKRKGVPVVPGSDGPLIDEDMALKVSRKIGFPVVLKASAGGGGKGMRIVYEEKDMEQAYYMAQREALACFGNGELYVEKYIPEIRHIEVQILADSKGNMVHLGERDCSVQRRHQKLIEEAPFAFSTPKFRKKIGEMAIRAAKAIRYKNAGTIEFIVDKEGNCYFMEINARVQVEHPITEMITGIDIIKEQIRIASGQPLGYKQQDIKFYGHSIECRINAEDAERFMPSPGKITTFILPGGPGVRVDSAAYSNWVVPPFYDSLIAKLIVHARDRQEALSRMSRALREFIIDGIKTTIPFHQKVLNDPDFINGSFNTSFLDKYNNK